The stretch of DNA AGCGGGTATCGCGCGAATCCAGCGAAGTGACGCGGCCGATCAACTGATAGTCGACGCCCGAGACACCCTTGGTCATCCCGCGCGTACCCACATCGGCAACCCCCGAACGCTTGAGTTCACGCTCACGCATGACGATGTCCATCGCCTCGCGACTGACGAAACGGATGCGTCCCTTCGCCGCGCGGTTCAGTTCGGCACGCAGCATCGAGGTAATCATGTCCCGGTCGATGCGCTGGATCGAATTGTTATAGAACTTCTCGCTATCCACGACGATGCGCGGCGGCACAGGGGTGCCGACAATATCGGGCCGCGACATGAGATCGCGCACCACCTCGTCGGCCATTCGCTGAATATCCGCCGATTCGATCGATTGCCCGAACACCGCCCCCTTGCTCGACGGATCGATCTCCATCGCCTGCGTGCCACGCTTGTTCGATCCGGCATGGGCAGCGCTGCTGCCGAACGCCAGAATTCCCATCGAGGCTGCCGCGATAAGGCCACGAAACTGCATGCTTTCCCCCTCGTGGCAAGGACAACGCGGCACCGCCCCCCGATGCCTGTCCGTCCCGCCTTCGCGTAATCTCTTGCCATGCCCGGCGCAGCGCGATCATCATCAGGATTGATGATGCGGTGAATTTGCCAAAGGAAAGCTACTGGCCGATTCCGCGCAATCCGGGCTAGGGACGTCATATGGAACACGCCCCTCACATGCTTCTGATCGACGGCCATCTGGTCGACGGCGCCAGCGATTTTCCCGTCATCAATCCGGCCACCGGCGCGCCCTTCGCGCAAGCCCCGCGCGCCGACGAA from Novosphingobium sp. 9 encodes:
- a CDS encoding penicillin-binding protein activator LpoB yields the protein MQFRGLIAAASMGILAFGSSAAHAGSNKRGTQAMEIDPSSKGAVFGQSIESADIQRMADEVVRDLMSRPDIVGTPVPPRIVVDSEKFYNNSIQRIDRDMITSMLRAELNRAAKGRIRFVSREAMDIVMRERELKRSGVADVGTRGMTKGVSGVDYQLIGRVTSLDSRDTRSGLVQRRTQVVFELVDMETGDLPWSGEPYVIVRAAGDDVVYR